The Melanotaenia boesemani isolate fMelBoe1 unplaced genomic scaffold, fMelBoe1.pri S9Exx1, whole genome shotgun sequence genome window below encodes:
- the LOC121636110 gene encoding uncharacterized protein LOC121636110 — protein MPRKKNFRLSEAAKRRAANRLTLDVSPQLPMDHCAPHGTGHRHKVRRWEVSVLTGRQHKLVLPSESHGKKVVFAIGDSHLRSLADGIVRLPEGRLAWGFMSTPGASATELRTEVLHAEVPQDPDLVCVLAPSNDLTAKHTIGRAAADFERYLATVCSRWPKVCVLDFPPRLTVEDSLQELYRQEFHRVAARMAVKYFHIADHFPRQCLNLWSRDGVHLSDDVGMEIFAQLLWTVAYTQLETVPPAPPVSRPSPPSRFTPRVVVKGEVRVRRSPGPEEWTVVGPSGKSSGGCSAVQREPAGIPLNPVLFSSEMLEEMEKVSPSNLTSPADFAGVSPPKTLRVKHHSKRTRRTASSRGISSDSKAALESKKAGATSRHPVPSGCTDETTVATTQSPGVLSSTDEDEATTAKVSEVSMGNVDVVRGSVHQGHSRFRNPGVQCMAIGLVAKMEFMDQ, from the exons ATGCCGAGAAAGAAGAACTTCAGGCTTTCGGAGGCGGCTAAGAGGAGGGCTGCCAACAGACTGACCCTTGATGTTTCTCCTCAGCTCCCCATGGACCACTGTGCAC CGCATGGCACTGGGCACCGGCACAAGGTGAGGAGGTGGGAGGTGTCGGTGCTCACAGGGCGGCAGCACAAGTTGGTTCTTCCGTCGGAGTCCCACGGCAAAAAG GTGGTTTTTGCTATTGGTGACTCCCATCTTCGAAGCCTTGCAg atGGCATCGTGCGGTTGCCTGAGGGTCGTCTGGCATGGGGGTTCATGTCAACGCCGGGGGCAAGCGCCACCGAGTTGAGAACTGAGGTGCTTCATGCTGAGGTGCCTCAGGATCCCGACTTGGTGTGCGTCTTGGCTCCGAGCAATGACTTGACCGCCAAGCACACCATCGGTCGTGCGGCTGCAGACTTCGAGCGGTACCTGGCCACCGTCTGCAGTCGCTGGCCgaaggtgtgtgtgctggactTTCCTCCGAGGTTGACCGTTGAGGACTCCCTGCAAGAGCTCTACCGCCAGGAGTTCCACCGTGTGGCAGCCCGCATGG ctgTGAAGTACTTCCACATCGCGGACCACTTCCCCCGGCAGTGTCTCAACCTGTGGAGTCGCGATGGT GTCCACCTGAGTGATGACGTCGGCATGGAGATCTTCGCCCAGCTGCTGTGGACGGTTGCTTACACG CAACTGGAGACCGTGCCGCCAGCCCCGCCGGTGTCTCGTCCATCCCCACCTTCTCGCTTCACTCCCCGTGTGGTTGTGAAGGGAGAGGTGAGGGTGCGTCGTAGCCCTGGGCCCGAGGAGTGGACTGTCGTTGGTCCGAGCGGCAAG tcctCTGGAGGATGCAGTGCAGTTCAGCGGGAG CCGGCTGGCATCCCCCTGAATCCTGTGCTGTTCAGCAGTGAGAtgttggaggagatggagaaggtTTCTCCATCAAATCTGACATCTCCTGCTGACTTTGCTGGTGTTTCACCGCCAAAG ACGCTGCGTGTGAAACACCACTCCAAGAGGACTCGAAGG ACTGCATCCAGCCGAGGGATTTCTTCTGACTCCAAGGCCGCTCTGGAGTCGAAGAAG GCGGGGGCAACGTCCAGGCATCCGGTCCCTTCTGGCTGCACTGACGAGACGACG GTTGCGACAACACAGAGCCCGGGTGTGTTGTCTTctactgatgaagatgaggcaACTACTGCGAAGGTAAGTGAGGTGAGTATGGGTAATGTTGATGTTGTTAGGGGTTCAGTTCACCAGGGGCACAGTCGGTTTAGAAATCCGGGAGTTCAGTGTATGGCTATAGGGTTG GTGGCCAAAATGGAGTTCATGGACCAGTAA